DNA sequence from the Candidatus Eisenbacteria bacterium genome:
GCCGTATCGCGCTCGACGCGCTTCAGGTCTTCGCGGCGCCGGTCGAGCACGCGTGCGACGACCGAGACCAGCAGCCGCTCCTCGAGCGCTATGACGTCGTCGAGCGTCGCGAACGCCCACTCCGGTTCCATCATCCAGAACTCGATCAGATGCCGCCGGGTCTTGCTCTTTTCGGCACGGAACGCGGGGCCGAAGCAGTACACGCGTCCGAGCGCCATCGCTGCGGCTTCCATGTAGAGCTGACCGCTCTGGCTCAGGTAGGCGTGTTCGTCGAAGTACTGGACCTCGAACAGAGTGGTGGTGCCTTCGCAAGCGCTCGGCGTGAAGATCGGCGCATCGACGAGCACGAAGCCTTCGGAGTCCATGAAGTCCCGAAATCCAGCCACGATCTCGGCGCGCAGCCGCAGGATCGCCTGCTGCCGAGGCGAGCGGAGCCACAGGTGCCGGTGATCCATGAGGTAGTCGGTGCCGTGCTCTTTGGGCGTGATCGGAAAGCCTTCCGCCGCCCCCACCAGCACCACGGATTGCAGGCCGAGTTCGACCCCGCCCGGCGAGCGAGCGTCCGCGCGGACGGTGCCCCTCACCACGACCGCCGCTTCCTGGGTCAGGCGCTCGAGCGTCTCCCAGTCGTCGGCCGAGACGTCATCACGTCCCGCAACGCACTGAATCAGGCCGCTCCCATCCCGCACCACGAGGAACTGAATCTTGCCGCTCGAGCGTCGATGGTGGACCCAGCCCCGGATCTCGATCCCCCCCCCGACATGAGCAGGGGCGGCGGCGATCCGGATCCAGGCAACAGTGGTCGCGGCGGGAGTGGAACTCACGGGGACTCGGGATCCTTTCGGAACGGCGCGGTCGGCAGGAGGAGGTTCCGAGCCACGGAAGCCCGTGAAGAATCGGGGACCGGGCGCCGATAATGCGCGTGAACGTGGGGCAACTTACGGATGCCCCGTTGGCCCTGTCAAGGATGGGTTCGATGGCCGTTCACACCACTCGATACCACCGCAGGACTTCAGGATCCGCGTGGCTCGGAGGGTCACAACCGAGCGAGCGGGGTCGCGGCACTCGCGTGGGCGAGTGGCTGTTCGGCGCACTCCTGCTGCTGCTCGGCATCGTCGCAACCGCGCAGGCCCAGGAGCCGAGTTCGGAGCC
Encoded proteins:
- the asnS gene encoding asparagine--tRNA ligase, coding for MRIAAAPAHVGGGIEIRGWVHHRRSSGKIQFLVVRDGSGLIQCVAGRDDVSADDWETLERLTQEAAVVVRGTVRADARSPGGVELGLQSVVLVGAAEGFPITPKEHGTDYLMDHRHLWLRSPRQQAILRLRAEIVAGFRDFMDSEGFVLVDAPIFTPSACEGTTTLFEVQYFDEHAYLSQSGQLYMEAAAMALGRVYCFGPAFRAEKSKTRRHLIEFWMMEPEWAFATLDDVIALEERLLVSVVARVLDRRREDLKRVERDTAPLERIRGPFPRIHYNDAVELVKAAGLPFEWGSDFGSPDETEISKRYDVPVFVTHYPAAVKPFYMEPDPADSRLSLSCDCLAPEGYGEIIGGGQRMSSLELLTRRIDEHQLPQEAFEWYKDLRRYGSVPHSGFGIGVERTLAWIAGLDHVRESIAFPRMLNRLRP